In a genomic window of Gigantopelta aegis isolate Gae_Host chromosome 9, Gae_host_genome, whole genome shotgun sequence:
- the LOC121380555 gene encoding uncharacterized protein LOC121380555, which translates to MCRLGIVFCNANGDSVQIRFLITVNDTWNPSGCIYTAISPPLWSGVKYNKSDSIHIGGCDVGPLRFNVRQLNGGKSKMAVDLTFYSSVIEDASPPTCSIQWNGTYLTPGTTDPGESLLPGCFVMDSREGYHMTYYWFHLLDWMFL; encoded by the exons ATGTGCCGCCTTGGAATTGTCTTTTGTAATGCTAATGGTGATTCAGTTCAGATAAGATTCCTCATTACTGTCAATGATACGTGGAATCCAag TGGATGTATATACACTGCCATCTCACCACCGTTATGGTCAGGAGTCAAGTACAACAAATCTGATTCAATCCACATTGGAGGTTGTGACGTAGGACCTCTACGTTTTAATGTTCGTCAGCTGAACGGAGGCAAGAGCAAAATG GCTGTTGACCTAACGTTCTACTCTTCGGTGATTGAGGACGCCTCCCCTCCAACGTGCTCCATCCAATGGAACGGAACCTACTTAACTCCCGGGACAACCGACCCTGGCGAATCCCTTCTACCCGGCTGTTTTGTGATGGATTCCAGGGAGGGATATCACATGACCTATTACTGGTTTCACCTGTTGGATTGGATGTTTCTTTGA
- the LOC121381484 gene encoding UMP-CMP kinase 2, mitochondrial-like, whose product MSLYACFPQWSLYFQKAKLPRPGHIGVAGLPPIKCKQSESLSQIVKSNTVLLCVSYGKTTTKSYVESCLGLHNILTSHIPNIDFVLGAKVEPAEPILDERDPIQASVQRCLFALVSREDSPKAEPEFSKAVSEIKNLINSDGQIIISHLQPDDHLLGSFTKIPIDAPDEHPSDLEIVDQSPSSVSPIFHWTYCYPVYHTLERAFQVLHECEHFTEVRQLLKTAHQLIPPTFECEKLQREMVYPFVVVEGLDATGKTTLTETLEEKLHAAKYSTPPPSIMHLRKFFDGLPEIVRKAYYSLGNYIVAIEIAEVCKTRAVIMDRYWHSTTAYGIANETSCADLPPAGHNVYQWPEDLLKPTSILFLSVSESVRRKRLDQRGREMTREERWLGKDTFFRQRLCEAYRRMENPGCTEIDASGSVQDVMDAAVDILNKQNISLSGAKSSH is encoded by the exons ATGTCGTTATATGCTTGTTTTCCACAATGGTCTTTGTATTTTCAGAAAGCGAAGTTACCAAGGCCTGGTCACATTGGTGTCGCGGGTTTACCACCGATAAAGTGTAAACAGTCTGAATCTCTCTCTCAGATTGTAAAGTCTAACACAGTCTTATTGTGTGTATCTTACGGCAAAACAACGACAAAAAGTTATGTTGAGTCCTGTTTAGGTCTACATAACATTCTTACGTCCCACATACCAAACATCGACTTTGTACTTGGCGCAAAAGTCGAGCCTGCGGAGCCCATTTTGGACGAAAGGGACCCTATTCAGGCTAGTGTACAGAGGTGCCTGTTTGCACTTGTTTCACGAGAGGATTCCCCCAAAGCGGAGCCAGAATTTTCAAAAGCTGTATCTgaaataaagaacttgattaACAGTGATGGACAGATAATAATTTCACATCTTCAACCAGATGATCATTTGCTGGGTTCTTTTACCAAGATACCCATTGATGCACCAGACGAGCATCCGTCGGATTTGGAGATTGTTGACCAATCCCCGTCATCGGTGTCACCAATATTTCATTGGACTTATTGCTATCCAGTGTACCATACCTTGGAACGAGCATTCCAAGTCTTGCATGAG TGTGAACACTTTACAGAAGTGAGACAACTCTTGAAAACTGCTCATCAACTGATACCACCAACATTTGAGTGTGAAAAACTACAAAGAGAAATGGTGTATCCATTTGTGGTGGTAGAAGGCTTGGATGCAACAG gaAAGACAACTCTAACAGAGACTCTGGAAGAAAAACTGCATGCTGCCAAATACTCAACACCTCCACCAAGCATCATGCACCTACGGAAATTCTTCGATGGTTTACCAGAGATAGTTCGTAAAGCTTACTATTCTCTTGGTAATTACATTGTTGCCATAGAGATTGCTGAAGTGTGTAAAACAAGAGCAGTTATTATGGACAG GTATTGGCACAGCACAACAGCGTATGGAATTGCCAATGAAACAAGCTGCGCCGACCTCCCACCTGCAGGTCACAACGTGTACCAGTGGCCAGAAGACCTGCTAAAGCCAACTAGTATTTTGTTCCTCTCCGTGTCGGAAAGTGTCAGGAGGAAGAGACTGGATCAGCGGGGAAGAGAAATGACTCGAGAAGAACGCTGGCTAGGAAAAGATACTTTCTTTAGACAGAG attgtGCGAGGCCTACAGAAGAATGGAAAATCCAGGCTGTACGGAAATCGATGCTAGTGGGTCTGTACAAGACGTCATGGATGCTGCAGTAGACATCCTGAACAAACAGAACATCTCTCTCAGTGGGGCAAAATCCTCACATTAA